Within Candidatus Melainabacteria bacterium, the genomic segment TGGCTAAAGAATTCACGTGCCGCGCAACCGCTTTTAATGTCACTTAAATCGGACCACCCTCTCAGGCAACGGATTGGGGACATCGTAGGTCAGCACTACAGTCAGTACAGAATCGAAGCAGCCACCTTCGAGGTCATCAGTTAGTTTTAAGGCAATCAAAATGTTCACGCGTAGTTTGGGCTTCCCCAGCTGCGCTTTTATGCATGTTATAGGACGCCTGCATGCATAGCGCCCCATGACACCGGGTACAAGGATGCAGGATACCTGGGAGAGGCACACAAACAGAGGCGAATTTCCGTGACAGAAGATTGGCGAGAACGCCTGAAACACCTGGAATACCCCGCTCAGAATCAAAAAAGTGCCGATGCCGAACCAAGACCACAAGGGCAAACAAATCAAAACGATGCTCAGGGCAACTTGCGCGATGCGCAGGGCAGCATAAGCGATTTGCACGACAATTCAGAAAGTCTGCACCAAAGCTCATCCGATTCACCCAGTCACCTGAACCATTCCAGAACAAATCCAGGTGAATCACGCACAGACCTGATTCCCCCGCCACAGACTGCCGATACAGGCTCAAGCAGCCTGTCATTCAAAGCCAGTCGGCGTGGTGCGGTGGAAGCCAAACGACAGACAAAAGATCAGGCGCGCCCAACCTCTACAGGCTCCTTCGACGTTGCAGCCCTGACGGAACGCGGTCAACAAAAACCGCCGACGAGCGAGGAGTTACTGAAAGAGCTGGAGCGATTTACAATCGCCAAGCTGCTTGCAGCCCACCGCAAACAGAAATTACTGGCGCTTGCGGCAGTGGCGGGCGTCGTTTTGCTGATCATCGTCACAATCGCCTCGAATTCAATGAATTCGCCAGAGCTGACCAAGTGGTGCAATCGTGCTTGCATGCTGGCAGTGCCACTGTCACTTGTATATGGACTGAAAGAAGGCATCCGCTGGCTGATGAAGGTTCAGCCACTGACAGCACAAAAACTGAACAGCCTCCTTGGCTGGGGCGACCCGCGCGAAATCGCAATTTCTTACATTGATACAGCCGATTTTGTCAGCGCCGAAAAAGTCCTTGAAAAAGCCTGCAAAAAGATGAGCGCAAAACAGGCTAAGCAATACATTTCAGCTTATGGATTACTGGGGCTGATTCACGCCTACACGGGCAGAACGGATGCAGCGGACACGATTATCAGACAAGCGCAAGAACTTTCCGAATCAAACTATAAGGCTCGACAGACAGACAGTAATGCCGTTCTATTGCAAATGTCTCTAAACTACAGAGGCGAATTTCATCAGCTCATGGGGCAATACGAAAGTGCGCACAGAATCTATTTGCGCACACTGCAACTGATTTGCACTGAACTCAACCCTGATGGCGAGGCGATCGTGTCGGCCCTGGCTAATCTCGGTCATGTAAAAAATCTGATGGGACAGCACGCAGAAGCCCTGACATTGCTCGTGCGCGCACATGAAATTGGACAGGAACTGCCCCATGTACGCGAGACAATGAAAGCATTCGTCAGCTCCAACCTTGGCACCGCATATCGTGGCATTGGAAAACTGGATGAGAGCGAAGGCTTCTTCCACGGAGCCATAGCCCTGGCCGAAGGTCCGCTCGGACAGCGAGAATTGGGACGAATCTACTATGATCTGGCCAGACTGTACGTGACCGGTGCACAACACGATCTCGGTTTAGGATTCTATCAGAAGTCGACTGCAGCCTATGACACATGGAAGCCTCTGGTCAATCCCGAGTATTTACGTGTCCTGCAAGATTATGCTTACTATCTGCGCAGCATCGAGCACAACGACGACGCAGACTTAGCAAAGAAGAAAGCTCAGCAGATGCAGCAAAATCTGCGCGACATAAATAATATGAATCAGGGAGTAGTTCAGAAAATCAACGCCAGCATCGTCGAGAGTGTGCAGGCAGTCCACAAGCCATCAAGATTCCCTATCTTCTGGACTCTGTTTTTCATGTGGGAATGCTATTCACTATGGCTGAGCGGGCTGCGGGTCGCTCCTTACAGAGAGTGGGCGCTACTGATCACGGCCGGCGCCGTGCTTGCTCTTAAATTGAAAACGAAGTATGGACCACCTTCCCGCAACGAACTCTCTCAGGGCGCATCCATGGCCCTCCTTTCCATGGTTCCTTTCGCTCGCTCGGCGCTTCCGGAACTAAGCCAAATGTCCAAAACCGGCATTGCCACATTTGTGGTGCTGGTCGTCGGTGCATTCGGAATTGTCAAAGCACTCTCGGTGCCACCGAATACAGTACCAAGCGGACTGCTTTCTGTCGAATACGAACGGCTCGCAGACAGACTGATCGACGAAGAGAACTATAATCTCGCCGCCAAAGCTTTTGATAAAGCCGTGGTCGACGCGTCCAATAAAACAAAAAACTCCATTGAACGCACTAAAACATGCAGAATGCCGCTAAAAGCCCAACCAGATGCCGCTATTCAAATGAACATGGACGCACTAAAGCTCAGGCAAGACAAAGAAAATGATTTGGCCTTTCAAAAATGGAACGAATGCATGACTAAGTATCCAGACTTCGAACAGCCCGCCGTGCACGTCGCTGAAGAGTTGCTCAAGAAATCAAAAGATGCAAAGGCAGCGGAAGAGATTCTAAATCGAGTACTGGCAAAGAATCCCAACTATTACGATGCCTTGAACGAGATGGCATCAGTAAAAGTCGCAGAGCACGACAGCACAGCCAGTATGCAGTACACAATGAAAGCATTCAAGGCACTGGCTGGCGAGGATGACAACTCTACACAGCTTATGGAAGGCGCCTTCACCAAACTCGAAAAAGCCGAGAAAGAACTAAAAGCACGCAAAGCGACGCAACGCTAGGCACATTACTCCCACTCGATTGTGGCCGGCGGTTTGGATGTCACATCATAGACAACGCGGTTGATACCAGGAACCTCATTGACAATGCGCGACGAAATCGTCTCCAGTAAATCATAAGGAAGTCGCGCCCAATCAGCTGTCATCCCATCTTCACTGGTGACGGCACGAATGACGATTTGATTCTGGTACGTACGCTGGTCACCCATGACGCCGACAGAGAGCGTTGGCAGAAGCACACCGAAAATCTGCCAGACCTGCTTATACAAGCCGTGTGCTTTGATTTCCTCGCGGATAATCCAATCGGCTTCGCGCAACGTTTTCAACCTTTCTTTTGTGACTTCTCCAAGCACACGGATGGCCAACCCTGGACCAGGGAAAGGATGGCGCTCTCTGATGCCTTCCGGCACTTCGAGTTCCTTAGCCACTTTACGCACTTCGTCCTTGAACAACTTCGCAAACGGCTCAACCAGCTTGAACTGCAAATCTTTCGGAAGTCCGCCTACATTGTGGTGAGATTTGATTTTTACAGCGACTCGATCACCTGTTTTGGGATCTATTTTCGTACCAGCAGACTCAATCACGTCCGGATAGAGCGTGCCTTGCGCCAGGAAATCAAACGGTCCCAGACGTTTCGACTCAGCTTCAAAAACACGAATGAACTCCGC encodes:
- a CDS encoding tetratricopeptide repeat protein; this translates as MTEDWRERLKHLEYPAQNQKSADAEPRPQGQTNQNDAQGNLRDAQGSISDLHDNSESLHQSSSDSPSHLNHSRTNPGESRTDLIPPPQTADTGSSSLSFKASRRGAVEAKRQTKDQARPTSTGSFDVAALTERGQQKPPTSEELLKELERFTIAKLLAAHRKQKLLALAAVAGVVLLIIVTIASNSMNSPELTKWCNRACMLAVPLSLVYGLKEGIRWLMKVQPLTAQKLNSLLGWGDPREIAISYIDTADFVSAEKVLEKACKKMSAKQAKQYISAYGLLGLIHAYTGRTDAADTIIRQAQELSESNYKARQTDSNAVLLQMSLNYRGEFHQLMGQYESAHRIYLRTLQLICTELNPDGEAIVSALANLGHVKNLMGQHAEALTLLVRAHEIGQELPHVRETMKAFVSSNLGTAYRGIGKLDESEGFFHGAIALAEGPLGQRELGRIYYDLARLYVTGAQHDLGLGFYQKSTAAYDTWKPLVNPEYLRVLQDYAYYLRSIEHNDDADLAKKKAQQMQQNLRDINNMNQGVVQKINASIVESVQAVHKPSRFPIFWTLFFMWECYSLWLSGLRVAPYREWALLITAGAVLALKLKTKYGPPSRNELSQGASMALLSMVPFARSALPELSQMSKTGIATFVVLVVGAFGIVKALSVPPNTVPSGLLSVEYERLADRLIDEENYNLAAKAFDKAVVDASNKTKNSIERTKTCRMPLKAQPDAAIQMNMDALKLRQDKENDLAFQKWNECMTKYPDFEQPAVHVAEELLKKSKDAKAAEEILNRVLAKNPNYYDALNEMASVKVAEHDSTASMQYTMKAFKALAGEDDNSTQLMEGAFTKLEKAEKELKARKATQR